From the genome of Ziziphus jujuba cultivar Dongzao chromosome 6, ASM3175591v1, one region includes:
- the LOC107431378 gene encoding transcription initiation factor TFIID subunit 1 isoform X2, producing MSASDSGSQDGRDEDDEEEYEEAGGGNRLLGFMFGNVDNSGDLDVDYLDEDAKEHLAALADKLGPSLTDIDLSVKSPQTSTDIVDQDYDEKAEDAIDYEDIEEQYEGPEIQAASEEDYLLPKKEYLSADVSLSALKPTASVFDDENYDEEIEQEHDVVDNDFDVHMVPLSSEQGKSPVVVSTGEKSIDDDEQIGSQETESSTDDAEGFQEVVNDKGSTPLPVLCIEDGMVILRFSEIFGIHEPIKKREKRDRRYSVPKDKYKSMNLSDIVEEDEEAFLKDAGKGLSSLKQTDLYDISICNDDELEYTKFGAMQRASPMASHNDEQRNDTCLIAERMNKDLTVCPIGGQSSLCPELYLLDQQDWEGGIVWDSSPVVNDNSVESCEISGPDLEASVDSETELESGPRNLRLRPQVETDEKNHDGLLHSSSVLLEPFGSRTGSSNLPFPEKRYHPQLLRLLSRQEIDDSNDMDGKIEKASDKQLRLNNVVRDFIKVTSQNRDMLEGSWSDRIKWEADTPVRKPKLIFDLQDEQMLFEVMDDEDGKHVTLHAGAMIMTRPEKASNGESLELPGHGGQSGWRHVSNDKNYSNRKTSQQMKSNSKKRTTQAIKIYHSQPALTLQTMKLKLSNKDVANFHRPKALWYPHDNEVAVKEQGKLPTLGPMKIIIKSLGGKGSKLHVDAEETISSVKAKASKKLDFKSSETVKMFYLGKELEDHKSLAAQNVQPNSLLHLVRTKIHLLPRAQKLPGENKSVRPPGAFKKKSDLSVKDGHVFLMEYCEERPLLLSNIGMGAKLCNYYQKSAPDDQTVAMLRSANNNMGHIISLNPADKSPFLADIKAGCSQLAIETNMYRAPIFSHKVPLTDYLLVRSAKGKLSIRRIDRLDVVGQQEPLMEVMSPGTKNLQNYMMNRLIVYMCREFRAAEKRQLLPCVRADALPSQFPYLSEAFLRKKLREFANLQRSSNGQWIWVKKRNFRIFSEDELRNMVKPEEVCAYESMQAGLYRLKHLGITEFHPSAISSAMSRLPDEAITLAAASHIERELQITPWNLSSNFVSCTQGKENIERLEITGVGDPSGRGLGFSYVRATAKAPVSSATMKKKSAASRGGSTVTGTDADLRRLSMEAAREVLLKFDVPDELIAKQTRWHRIAMIRKLSSEQAAAGVKVDPTTISKYARGQRMSFLQLQQQTREKCQEIWDRQIQSLSVFDGDENESDSEENNSDLDSFAGDLENLLDAEECEEGVEGNLESKNDKTDGGKGLKMRRRPSSVQAEEEIEDEAAEAADLCRLLMDDDETERKRKKKSRVMMGEEAGLGPGSRTPFGFENADRVKQIISSVQTDGSYITKENAIGDLKVENLLKKNKSGKAKTTKKNDIAPMDLMNKKLKIAGDGVKMFKEKKSARESFVCGACGQLGHMRTNKNCPKYGEDLEANLETPDTEKGSGKSTSLNPSGQSQPKAPAKKFIPKSATKIALVEASESENNGPSSKVLPVKFKCGPTDKLPDKISLGGAQSSDRPVTSDPETGKSSIKVNKIIISNKMKPEDVQVESLKAPILIRPPSETDKTQLESQRPTIVIRPPANTDRDQVESHRSSTVIRPPTETEREQPHKKIIIKRPKEIIDTDQISQDGGTELEHRKTKRIVELSSFEKHRKQENVYFAEQAAKKKAKDDRRRWEEQEKWKSEERKREERARKRHEEEMRMFEEKERLAELRRYEASIRREREEEERQREKKKKKKKRPEIRDEYMEDPRARRSEKRVAERDRSAKRRPVVELGRVGADYGPTAKRRRGGEVGLSNILEGIVETLKDRYEVSYLFLKPVSKKEAPDYLDIIERPMDLSTIREKVRKMEYKSREQFRHDVWQITYNAHKYNDGRNPCIPPLADQLLELCDYMLNENDENLTEAEAGIESRDI from the exons ATGAGTGCCTCAGATAGCGGTTCTCAAGATGGGAGGGATGAAG ATGACGAGGAAGAATATGAGGAGGCTGGCGGGGGTAATCGGTTGTTGGGATTTATGTTCGGCAATGTTGATAACTCTGGTGATCTCGATGTTGATTATCTTGATGAG GATGCAAAGGAGCATCTTGCTGCGTTGGCTGACAAGCTTGGCCCATCTTTAACAGATATAGAT TTGTCAGTAAAATCACCACAGACATCAACTGATATTGTAGACCAAG ATTATGATGAGAAAGCTGAAGATGCAATTGATTATGAAGACATTGAGGAGCAATATGAGGGACCAGAGATTCAAGCTGCTAGTGAGGAGGACTATCTATTGCCCAAAAAGGAATACCTTTCTGCTGATGTTTCTTTATCTGCATTGAAGCCCACAGCTTCTGTGTTCGATGATGAAAATTATGATGAGGAAATTGAACAGGAACATGATGTGGTTGATAACGATTTTGATGTTCACATGGTGCCTTTATCTA GTGAACAAGGTAAGTCTCCTGTGGTGGTTTCTACAGGAGAAAAATCTATAGATGATGATGAGCAGATTGGCAGCCAGGAAACTGAAAGTTCCACTGATGATGCAGAAGGGTTTCAG GAAGTGGTAAATGATAAAGGTTCCACGCCACTGCCGGTTTTATGTATAGAAGATGGAATGGTGATCTTACGATTCTCTGAAATCTTTGGCATTCATGAGCCCAttaagaagagagagaaaagagaccGCAGATATTCTGTTCCCAAAG ATAAGTATAAATCTATGAATTTGTCTGATATcgttgaagaagatgaagaggcATTTTTGAAAGATGCTGGTAAAGGTTTATCATCTTTGAAACAGACAGATCTATATGACATTTCTATATGTAATGATGATGAGTTGGAATATACAAAATTTGGTGCAATGCAAAGGGCTTCCCCCATGGCTTCACACAATGATGAGCAAAGAAACGACACTTGTCTCATTGCAGAGCGAATGAATAAAGATTTAACTGTTTGTCCTATTGGAGGGCAGTCATCACTATGTCCTGAACTTTATCTGCTTGACCAACAAGATTGGGAAGGTGGAATTGTCTGGGATAGTTCTCCTGTAGTAAATGACAATTCTGTCGAGAGTTGTGAAATTTCAGGACCTGATTTGGAAGCTTCTGTGGATAGTGAAACTGAACTTGAGTCTGGGCCACGAAATCTTCGGTTAAGGCCACAGGTGGAAACTGATGAGAAGAATCATGATGGTCTCCTGCATAGCTCCTCAGTTCTTTTGGAGCCATTTGGCTCAAGGACAGGATCTTCAAATCTCCCATTCCCTGAAAAGAGATACCATCCCCAACTTTTACGGTTGTTATCCCGTCAAGAAATAGATGACTCTAATGACATGGATGGCAAAATTGAAAAAGCTTCTGATAAACAGCTTCGCCTAAACAATGTTGTAAGGGATTTTATCAAAGTTACATCCCAAAACAGAGACATGCTAGAAGGATCATGGTCAGACAGAATAAAGTGGGAGGCAGATACACCTGTCAGAAAGCCCAAACTTATTTTTGATCTTCAAGATGAGCAGATGCTATTTGAAGTTATGGATGACGAGGATGGTAAACATGTCACGCTTCATGCAGGGGCCATGATCATGACTCGGCCTGAAAAGGCGAGCAATGGGGAATCTCTCGAACTGCCTGGTCATGGAGGTCAATCTGGTTGGAGGCATGTTTCGAATGACAAAAACTATTCAAACAGGAAAACTTCTCAGCAGATGAAATCGAATTCTAAAAAACGCACAACTCAAGCAATCAAAATTTATCACTCACAGCCTGCACTTACACTGCAGACAATGAAATTGAAGTTGAGCAA TAAGGATGTAGCTAATTTTCATCGGCCAAAAGCCTTGTGGTATCCCCATGACAACGAAGTGGCTGTCAAAGAGCAAGGGAAGCTGCCTACTCTAGGACcaatgaaaattattataaagagCTTGGGTGGTAAAGGAAGTAAGCTTCATGTGGATGCTGAGGAAACTATATCTTCAGTTAAAGCAAAAGCTTCTAAAAAGCTAG ATTTCAAGTCTTCAGAAACAGTGAAAATGTTTTACTTAGGGAAAGAACTTGAGGATCATAAATCTCTTGCTGCCCAAAATGTTCAACCAAACTCTTTGCTTCATCTTGTTCGTACAAAAATTCATTTGCTACCAAGGGCACAAAAGCTTCCTGGTGAAAATAAATCTGTTCGACCTCCTGGAGCATTTAAGAAGAAATCTGATCTTTCTGTTAAAGATGGTCATGTCTTTCTAATGGA GTATTGTGAGGAAAGACCTTTACTTTTGAGCAACATTGGGATGGGTGCAAAGCTctgtaattattatcaaaaatcTGCCCCGGATGATCAAACCGTCGCTATGTTGCGCAGCGCCAACAACAACATGGGACATATCATTTCTCTAAATCCTGCTGATAAATCACCTTTCCTAGCTGATATAAAAGCTGGTTGCAGTCAGTTGGCTATTGAAACGAACATGTACAGAGCACCCATATTCTCCCATAAGGTGCCCTTGACTGATTATTTGTTAGTTCGTTCGGCAAAGGGAAAACTTTCAATAAGACGCATTGACAGGCTTGATGTTGTCGGGCAACAG GAACCTCTCATGGAGGTAATGTCTCCTGGCACTAAGAATCTTCAAAATTATATGATGAACAGGCTCATAGTCTACATGTGCCGCGAGTTTCGTGCCGCTGAAAAGCGTCAATTACTTCCTTGTGTACGTGCTGATGCATTACCATCACAATTTCCCTACCTATCTGAAGCGTTTCTTCGGAAGAAGCTGAGGGAATTTGCAAATTTGCAG AGGAGCTCAAATGGACAGTGGATTTGGGTTAAGAAACGCAATTTTCGTATTTTCTCAGAGGATGAGTTGAGAAATATGGTGAAACCTGAGGAG GTATGTGCATATGAAAGTATGCAAGCTGGCTTATATCGACTCAAACATTTAGGAATTACTGAGTTCCATCCCTCAGCCATATCTTCTGCAATGAGTCGTCTTCCTGATGAAGCCATAACCCTCGCTGCGGCATCACATATTGAGAGGGAACTGCAGATTACTCCATGGAACTTGAGTAGCAACTTTGTTTCCTGTACACAG GGAAAAGAGAATATTGAACGTTTGGAAATTACTGGTGTTGGTGATCCATCTGGTCGGGGCCTAGGTTTTAGCTATGTCCGTGCTACTGCAAAAGCACCAGTGTCAAGTgcaacaatgaaaaaaaaatcagctgCTAGTCGAGGAGGTTCTACTGTTACTGGAACGGATGCTGATTTACGTAGATTGAGCATGGAGGCTGCAAGAGAG GTTCTCCTGAAATTCGATGTTCCCGATGAACTGATTGCAAAACAGACTAGATGGCATAGAATTGCTATGATACGCAAGCTTTCAAGTGAACAAGCTGCAGCAGGTGTCAAAGTTGATCCAACCACTATCAGCAAATATGCACGTGGCCAGCGCATGTCTTTTCTTCAGTTGCAGCAGCAGACCAGAGAGAAGTGTCAGGAAATTTGGGATCGGCAAATTCAGAGTCTTTCAGTTTTTGATGGCGATGAAAATGAGAGTGACTCTGAAGAAAATAATAGTGATCTGGATTCCTTTGCGGGAGATTTAGAGAATCTGCTTGATGCAGAGGAATGTGAAGAAGGGGTAGAGGGTAACCTCGAGTCCAAGAATGATAAAACAGATGGTGGTAAGGGCCTTAAAATGAGAAGGCGTCCATCCTCAGTTCAGGCTgaagaggaaattgaagatgaagcagCAGAAGCAGCTGATTTATGCAGGTTGCTTATGGATG ATGATGAAACTgaaaggaagaggaagaagaagtcaAGAGTTATGATGGGAGAGGAAGCTGGATTAGGTCCAGGCTCACGAACACCTTTTGGTTTTGAGAATGCAGATCGTGTCAAGCAAATTATAAGTTCAGTTCAAACTGATGGGTCCTATATTACAAAAGAGAATGCGATTGGGGACTTGAAG GTGGAGAATCTTCTCAAGAAGAACAAGTCTGGAAAAGCGAAAACAacgaaaaaaaatgatattgcacctatggatttgatgaataaGAAACTCAAAATAGCTGGAGATGGAGTCAAG ATGTTTAAAGAGAAGAAATCAGCAAGAGAGAGTTTTGTCTGTGGGGCATGTGGTCAG CTTGGACATATGAGGACAAACAAGAACTGCCCCAAGTATGGGGAAGATCTTGAAGCAAACCTTGAAACCCCTGATACAGAGAAAGGATCTGGAAAATCAACTTCTTTGAACCCTTCTGGTCAGTCCCAGCCAAAAGCTCCAGCGAAGAAGTTCATACCTAAAAGTGCAACCAAAATAGCACTAGTTGAAGCTTCTGAGAGTGAAAATAATGGTCCGAGCTCCAAAGTTCTTCCAGTGAAGTTCAAATGTGGCCCAACTGACAAGCTTCCTGATAAAATTTCCCTCGGAGGGGCACAAAGTTCCGATAGACCGGTCACATCTGATCCTGAAACCGGAAAGTCCTCCATTAAggttaacaaaataattatttcaaataaaatgaaacCCGAAGATGTACAAGTTGAATCTCTCAAGGCCCCTATTCTGATTAGGCCCCCATCAGAGACAGATAAAACCCAACTTGAATCACAAAGGCCCACTATTGTTATTCGGCCTCCGGCAAATACAGATAGAGACCAGGTGGAATCTCATAGGTCCTCTACTGTCATACGGCCACCTACTGAAACGGAAAGAGAGCAACCTCAtaagaaaatcataattaagCGGCCAAAAGAAATTATTGATACAGATCAGATCAGTCAGGATGGAGGCACCGAACTCGAGCATAGGAAGACTAAAAGGATAGTTGAATTGTCGAGTTTTGAAAAGCATAGAAAGCAGGAGAATGTGTATTTTGCTGAGCAGGCAGCTAAGAAGAAAGCTAAAGATGATAGGAGACGGTGGGAGGAGCAAGAGAAGTggaaaagtgaagagagaaagagagaagagaggGCAAGGAAGCGTCATGAAGAGGAAATGCGGATGtttgaagagaaagaaagattaGCAGAGCTCAGAAGATATGAAGCTTCAATTAGAAGAGagagggaagaagaagaacgccaaagggaaaagaagaagaaaaagaagaaaaggcctGAGATACGAGATGAGTATATGGAGGACCCTAGAGCAAGAAGATCTGAAAAAAGAGTGGCAGAAAGGGATCGAAGTGCAAAAAGAAGACCTGTTGTTGAGTTGGGAAGGGTAGGTGCTGACTATGGCCCAACAGCAAAGCGTCGTAGAGGAGGAGAG GTTGGTTTGTCTAACATCTTGGAGGGCATTGTAGAGACCCTAAAAGATCGATATGAAGTATCATATCTTTTCTTAAAACCGGTGTCCAAAAAAGAAGCACCTGATTACCTGGACATCATAGAACGACCAATGGATCTGTCCACCATCAGAGAGAAGGTGAGGAAAATGGAATACAAAAGCCGGGAACAATTCAGGCATGATGTGTGGCAGATCACCTATAACGCCCACAAATATAATGATGGACGTAACCCATGTATACCTCCCCTTGCAGATCAACTTTTGGAGCTTTGCGACTATATGTTAAATGAGAATGATGAGAATTTGACGGAAGCAGAAGCAGGCATTGAATCTAGAGATATTTGA